One segment of Falco peregrinus isolate bFalPer1 chromosome 4, bFalPer1.pri, whole genome shotgun sequence DNA contains the following:
- the SERTM1 gene encoding serine-rich and transmembrane domain-containing protein 1 → MSEPDPSSGFVGNMENGTFLELYPTSLSTSVDSSPGRLSNVYVYVSIFLSLLAFLLLLLIIALQRLKNIISSSSSYPEYNSDAGSSFTNLEVCSISSQRSALSNLSS, encoded by the coding sequence atgtCAGAACCTGACCCTTCATCTGGATTTGTAGGAAACATGGAAAATGGGACTTTTCTGGAGCTGTATCCCACATCCCTTTCAACTTCAGTGGATTCATCACCTGGCCGTTTATCCAACGTCTATGTCTATGTTTCTATATTCCTTAGTCTCttagcttttctccttttgctatTGATCATTGCACTTCAGAGGctgaaaaacataatttcttccAGTTCCTCCTACCCAGAATATAATAGTGATGCTGGAAGTTCTTTCACTAATTTAGAGGTTTGTAGTATTTCTTCCCAGCGCTCTGCTCTCTCAAACCTTTCTTCATGA